Within Bacillus sp. E(2018), the genomic segment TGCAGAAGTCATTTCCGTTTCTGAAAAGGAGATTTCTTTTTGTATCTTTTTCTCTTCCTCACGAACATCTTCTGAGCGTTGATTAAGCAGAATAGCTTGTTGATGTAAACGGCGATCATTTTGTGTGATTTCAATCTGAGATAATTCTTTCTTTAAAGCAGATTGTTTATCTTTCCCACGCTTTAGAACTTGCGTGGCATCATATTCAGCTTTTTCGCATTCTTCGTACAATGCCACTAATTGATTATGCTTTTCCGTTTCGTTCTGCAAAATCTGTTTTTTTCTTTCAAGATCCTTTTCCCAGTCAACTGCTTCTCTTAAGCCGCTCCTTTTTTCGATAAGAACAGGCTCTTCCTCGTTGATCGCCTTCTTGGCTGCTTCATATTTCTCTTCTAGCTCTTCAAGAATCGTTTTATGTTTTTCAGTCTGCTTCTTTAGTTGCACTTCCTCTTCGCGGACCTTTTTCTCATCTGCGAGTGATTCCTTCCATTCCTTCGCATAAGGATAAATTCGGTCTGCGAAAATAGCTTTCTTTAAATCCCTTTGTACACATTCCATAGGAATTTCCTGTTTCTTCAGATCGTTTTTCTCTTTGATCAGCTTTTCATTTTGAACTTGAGCATCCCAATACACCTCAAGCGTTTTGAGATTCTCTTCTTCTTCTTTATATTGTTTTGTTACTTTTTCTAACTTTTTTTCATTTTCTTTTAAGTGAATGACTGCCTGTTCTAACGTTTCTAATGAAGCTTCTCCTAGGCCTGTTTGCTCAGCTGTAATTTCATTCAAACGGTTTTTTTGCTCATCTGATCGTTTCTTTAGCTTTTGATTTAATTGGTCTCCGTACTTTTCAAGTTGGAACAGACGTTGTAGCATCTGTCTTCGATCTGCACCTTTAAGAGATAAAAATTCAGCAAATTTACCTTGAGGCAGAACGACCGCTCGCGTAAAGTCATCGATTGTCAGTCCGATCAGCTCTTGAATAAGACGCGTTACATCTCGTTCTTTGTCGGCATGAACAATAGATTTATTATCCATAACCTCAATTAATCGACAAGTACTTGTTCGAATGGAATGTTCCCCACTTCGTTTGTAGGTACGCTCCACACTGTATTCTTTTTGCTGAGCTCCTTCACCTATTTGAAAAGAAAACGAAACAGACAGTTTATCTTCAGCCTGATTCATAATTCCGTGTGTTCCACCAGCTGCTCGTTCTACCTTTCCATATAGCGCTAGTGTCACAGCGTCTAGAATCGTTGACTTCCCGCTTCCTGTCGGTCCAAAGATACCGAAGACTCCGCCAGAACATAGTTCATGAAAAGGAACGGATTGTGCTTCTCTAAAACTTTGCAAGCCTGAAACGGTTAATGCTATAGGTCTCATTCTCGTTCCTCTCCTTCAGATCCCTCTTCTCCAACCAGATCAAGAAATAAGGAGATCAACTCATCGTCTGGCATCGCTCCACCTGTCTGCCGCTTATAAAACGTTGTAAACAGTTCATCAACAGGTAGTTTTTGCGCAGATACAGAGATTTGTTCTCCGGACTTTTCTTGAAACACAGGTTTGATATGAACAATGCCCTCATGTGATTTTCTTAGTCGTTGAATTTCTTCCATCGAAAGTGCATCTTCTACATGTATGGATAGATCAATCCAGCAATTCTGATGCAAACCATCCTCAATTCCTTGAATAACCTCCTGGACCCCATTCTTTGCTTCCCATGCTACTAGTGGTTTCCCTGAAGTTAGATGAAGCTCTTCAACTTCTGCAATACCGTTTGGTTCAACGTTAATAATGGACACAGATTTTGCTTGTCCACTTTCAGAGAAACTATAAGATAGTGGAGAACCTGAATATCTTGCATCTGTTTTTGCTCGTTTGATTCGTTGTGGACGATGCAGATGACCTAATGCCACGTATTGAGCTGTACTAGGAAGACTTTCGGCAGCTACCGTATATGCACCACCTATGTGAACAGGTCGTTCAGAATCGGTTTCCTTGCTTCCTGCAACATACAGATGACTCATCGCAACATGAACGTTTCCTGGCGTAAAGTGAGAGGTGATCTGTTTAAAATACGAGTCCACCCAATCATCATATTGAGTTCTTACATCTAATTCTTCAGCAGATTCACTTAAAAGTACTTTTAATCTAGATTCAGAGGGATACGGCAGAGCAGCGATTTCTAAGATCTCTCCCGTTCTCTTAATCGGAACACGCTGTAGTTCTAACGTCGGCAGTCCTACTAGTGTAATGCCCAGTTCTCTAAGAAGAGGGAAAGAGGCAGCTAGTCTTTCAGGATGATCATGATTTCCCGCAATCGCGATGAACGGACATTCTCCGTTTCTATTAATCCGTGACAGTGCATCATAAAACATCTGTTCTGCCGCAGCTGGAGGGTTTACCGTATCAAATACATCTCCTGCCATAAGAACAGCATCTATCTTTTCTCGCCGTACGATCTCAACAAGTTCGTCTAGAAAATCTTGTTGCTCCTGAAGTCTGCTGCGTCCTTCTAATGAGCGCCCAAGATGCCAGTCAGCTGTATGAAGTAATCGCATCCTATCCCTCCTTATTTCACTTGAAGAATGTGTCCACCATCAAAAAAGTAAAGATAACTTTCTTTCACAGGCTTCTTTAATATTCTTTCAATGGCTGCTGCATACAAATTCAGCTGTAATTCATAACGTTTGTACAAGATATCCTTCGCTCCTGTAAAGCCGTTTGTAAAGCGGTTTGTAATTTTGTCAGTTTTATAGTCAATCAATATATATCCGTCTTCCTCTTCGATCAGACAGTCAATAACACCTTGTACAAGAACATGTTCATCTTCACCGATCCATTCTCTTTGAATCTCTGATATCGGGAGCGCCATACTAAACGGAATTTCTCTTTTTAAATTCTCGTTCTCTTTCATTCTCTCGCCGAGTGGTCCTTCCATAAACTCCTGGATTTGTAAAAGCTGGATATATTGAGCTTGTTCTCTTGTAAGCAACTCTTTCGTTTCCATTTCTGCAAGCTGATTTTCTAGAGATTCTAGTGTGCCAGGCTTTCTAAAATCAATATGCTGCATCACCATATGCATCGCTGTACCAACTTCTGCAGCATTCAACTGTTCTTCTTGCATAAATTTCGGCCGCTCATGTATGACTTGTTGGGCGGCTTTTACTAATTCGGTAGAACTGTATTCATCTGCTTGATATTGTTTTTTTATCTCTGTAACAGACTGTTTGGAACGGGTGTATGTCGAATTTTTATGCGTATATCGCCATTCAAGTCGACGTTTGACTTCATCAAACTCATCTGAAGCAAGATTCACTTTTTCATAGTTCTCTAACTGCTTCAGCAACTCTTCTTGTTTTTCT encodes:
- a CDS encoding exonuclease SbcCD subunit D C-terminal domain-containing protein — encoded protein: MRLLHTADWHLGRSLEGRSRLQEQQDFLDELVEIVRREKIDAVLMAGDVFDTVNPPAAAEQMFYDALSRINRNGECPFIAIAGNHDHPERLAASFPLLRELGITLVGLPTLELQRVPIKRTGEILEIAALPYPSESRLKVLLSESAEELDVRTQYDDWVDSYFKQITSHFTPGNVHVAMSHLYVAGSKETDSERPVHIGGAYTVAAESLPSTAQYVALGHLHRPQRIKRAKTDARYSGSPLSYSFSESGQAKSVSIINVEPNGIAEVEELHLTSGKPLVAWEAKNGVQEVIQGIEDGLHQNCWIDLSIHVEDALSMEEIQRLRKSHEGIVHIKPVFQEKSGEQISVSAQKLPVDELFTTFYKRQTGGAMPDDELISLFLDLVGEEGSEGEERE